In Paraburkholderia flagellata, a genomic segment contains:
- a CDS encoding ABC transporter substrate-binding protein, translating into MTRLHTQLIGATALSLALAGITSAYAAPSGTVAFLMPDQASTRYEQHDFPGFKAEMGKLCPDCKVLYQNANADASQQQQQFNSVIAQGAKVIVLDPVDSTAAASLVHMAQSQGIKVIAYDRPVPSTPADYYVSFDNEEIGKSIAQSLVAHLKESGVAGSKGGVLEVNGSPTDAAAGLIKKGIHEGLQGSGYKTLSEYDTPEWAPPKAQQWVSGQITRFGPQIVGVVAANDGTAGGTIAAFKAAGVNPVPPVTGNDATTAGLQLIIAGDQYNTILKPSEIVAGAAAKVAVGFLDGKPVKGETTLFKTPSQLFKPAVITQKNIKAEVVDKGFANAKDLCAGRYADGCKKLGIGG; encoded by the coding sequence ATGACCCGACTTCACACCCAACTGATCGGCGCCACCGCACTCAGTCTCGCCCTCGCGGGCATCACGTCCGCCTATGCCGCACCTTCCGGCACGGTCGCGTTCCTGATGCCCGACCAGGCCTCCACGCGCTACGAGCAGCACGACTTCCCCGGCTTCAAGGCCGAAATGGGCAAGCTCTGCCCGGACTGCAAGGTGCTCTACCAGAATGCGAATGCCGATGCCTCGCAGCAGCAGCAACAGTTCAACTCGGTGATCGCGCAGGGTGCGAAGGTCATCGTGCTCGACCCGGTGGATTCCACCGCTGCCGCTTCGCTCGTGCATATGGCGCAGAGCCAGGGCATCAAGGTCATCGCGTATGACCGGCCCGTGCCTTCCACGCCCGCCGATTATTACGTCTCGTTCGACAACGAGGAAATCGGCAAGTCGATCGCGCAGTCGCTCGTTGCGCACCTGAAGGAGTCGGGCGTTGCCGGGAGCAAGGGCGGCGTGCTCGAAGTGAACGGCTCGCCGACCGACGCCGCCGCCGGGCTCATCAAGAAGGGCATTCACGAAGGGCTGCAGGGCAGCGGATACAAGACGCTCTCCGAGTACGACACGCCCGAGTGGGCGCCGCCCAAGGCGCAGCAGTGGGTGAGCGGGCAGATCACGCGCTTCGGGCCGCAGATCGTGGGCGTCGTGGCGGCCAACGACGGCACGGCCGGCGGCACCATTGCGGCCTTCAAGGCGGCGGGCGTGAACCCGGTTCCGCCGGTTACGGGTAACGACGCGACAACCGCAGGCCTGCAACTCATCATCGCGGGCGACCAGTACAACACGATCCTCAAGCCCAGCGAGATCGTGGCGGGCGCGGCGGCGAAGGTGGCCGTGGGCTTCCTCGACGGCAAGCCCGTGAAGGGCGAGACGACGCTCTTCAAGACGCCCTCGCAATTGTTCAAGCCGGCCGTCATCACACAGAAGAACATCAAGGCAGAAGTCGTGGACAAGGGCTTCGCGAACGCGAAGGACCTGTGCGCGGGCCGCTACGCCGATGGTTGCAAGAAGCTCGGCATCGGCGGCTGA
- a CDS encoding AraC family transcriptional regulator, whose translation MQTIGAATARMDASRATHSQPDLELVAVPRDESFKVWSHGYPYRTVRWHFHPEYEIHLITATTGKYFVGDFIGSFAPGNLVMIGPNLPHNWVSSVPHDEPVDERCLVLQFDADFIARAIEAFPEFRRVEPLLDASRWGLLFTPETGGAAEPILREMLGAQGMRRVTLFIDLLDLLVQSDEPAALASEAYRADPARYAGTRINHVLAFIGKNLSQELRETELAELAGQSVSAFSRYFRRHTGVSFVRYVNQLRINLACQLLMSGELNITDICYQVGFNNLSNFNRQFLLLKEMSPSRWRSYQRLNAASAASKSEAVYGVPAIG comes from the coding sequence ATGCAAACCATTGGGGCAGCCACGGCGCGTATGGACGCGTCCCGCGCCACACATTCCCAGCCTGACCTCGAACTGGTCGCCGTGCCGCGCGACGAGTCGTTCAAGGTCTGGTCGCACGGCTATCCCTATCGGACGGTGCGCTGGCACTTCCATCCGGAGTACGAAATCCACCTCATCACAGCGACCACCGGCAAGTATTTCGTGGGCGATTTCATTGGCAGCTTCGCGCCCGGCAATCTCGTGATGATCGGCCCGAACCTGCCGCACAACTGGGTGAGCAGCGTGCCACACGATGAACCGGTGGACGAACGCTGCCTCGTTCTTCAGTTCGATGCGGATTTCATCGCACGCGCGATCGAGGCGTTTCCCGAATTCCGGCGTGTGGAGCCACTGCTCGACGCGTCGCGCTGGGGCCTCTTGTTCACGCCGGAAACAGGCGGGGCCGCCGAGCCGATCCTGCGTGAGATGCTGGGTGCGCAAGGCATGCGGCGCGTCACACTCTTTATCGACTTGCTCGACCTGCTCGTGCAAAGCGACGAACCTGCGGCGCTCGCGAGCGAGGCGTATCGCGCCGATCCTGCCCGCTATGCAGGCACGCGCATCAATCACGTGCTCGCCTTCATCGGCAAGAACCTCTCGCAGGAACTGCGCGAAACGGAGCTGGCGGAACTGGCCGGGCAGAGCGTGAGCGCGTTTTCGCGCTACTTCCGCCGCCATACGGGTGTGTCGTTCGTGCGCTACGTAAACCAGCTGCGTATCAATCTGGCGTGCCAGCTGTTGATGTCAGGTGAACTGAATATCACGGACATCTGCTATCAGGTGGGTTTCAACAACCTCTCGAATTTCAACCGCCAGTTCCTGCTGCTCAAGGAAATGTCGCCTTCTCGCTGGCGATCGTATCAGCGGCTCAATGCCGCGAGCGCGGCCAGCAAGAGCGAAGCCGTGTACGGCGTGCCAGCGATCGGCTAG
- a CDS encoding ATP-binding cassette domain-containing protein codes for MTDESTNRATTRGAPGELVLSLRGISKHFGAVSALTDIELDVHAGEVVALVGDNGAGKSTLVKILAGVHQPSAGTITFRGQPVNLSDPGTALDLGIATVFQDLALCENLDVVANIFLGRELSPYRLDEVTMEVKAWTLLNELSARISSVRDVVASLSGGQRQTVAIARSLLLDPKLIMLDEPTAALGVAQTAEVLNLIERVRDRGHAVIMISHNMEDVRAVADRIVVLRLGRNNGIFYPDSSNAELVAAITGATENAVSRRAGRRQTQQDVQ; via the coding sequence ATGACTGACGAATCCACGAACCGCGCCACGACACGCGGCGCGCCCGGCGAGCTGGTGCTGAGCCTGCGCGGCATCTCGAAGCACTTCGGCGCGGTTTCGGCCCTCACGGACATCGAGCTCGACGTGCATGCGGGCGAGGTGGTCGCCCTCGTTGGCGACAACGGCGCGGGCAAATCGACGCTCGTGAAGATTCTCGCGGGCGTGCACCAGCCGAGCGCCGGGACGATCACCTTCCGCGGCCAGCCGGTGAACCTGTCCGATCCGGGCACGGCGCTCGACTTAGGCATCGCGACGGTGTTCCAGGACCTCGCGCTGTGCGAGAACCTCGACGTCGTGGCGAACATCTTCCTCGGCCGCGAGTTGAGCCCTTACCGGCTCGACGAGGTCACGATGGAAGTGAAGGCCTGGACGCTCCTCAACGAGCTATCGGCGCGCATTTCCAGTGTGCGCGACGTGGTCGCCTCGCTCTCGGGCGGCCAGCGCCAGACGGTGGCGATCGCGCGCTCGCTGCTGCTCGATCCGAAGCTCATCATGCTCGACGAGCCGACCGCCGCGCTCGGCGTGGCGCAGACCGCCGAGGTGCTGAACCTGATCGAGCGCGTGCGCGACCGCGGGCATGCCGTCATCATGATCAGCCACAACATGGAAGACGTGCGCGCGGTCGCGGACCGCATCGTCGTGCTGCGCCTCGGACGCAACAACGGGATCTTCTATCCCGACTCATCCAATGCCGAACTCGTGGCGGCGATCACCGGCGCGACGGAAAACGCGGTGTCGCGCCGCGCGGGCCGCCGCCAGACGCAACAGGACGTCCAATGA